The Sporosarcina sp. Te-1 DNA window AAATACCGTTCCTTGTCCCTTTCGACAGTGGAAACAATTTCAGGCTTCTCCCCAAGATGAAAATCATGCACTTGCGAAATATGGATCAATCGGTCTCGTTCCTCACGTAATTGATCGAACGCGGATACCGCATGCTCTTGGTCCGTAATCATATTGATTGAGAGGGAAGTCACTCCGTCTTGGATGACAAGTTGGAATGTAGGCACAACAAAAAAAGCGGACGGATGTGAGCTCCACACGGTCTCTTTCTCATGAAGCGGATCATAAGAAAACCCTCCAAAAAGAACGGGATTCCGATCTTTTTCTTCCTTCACTAATATGGAACATAACCGCTTCCATTCATTGGACACCTCACGATATCTACCACTGCTGTCTTGTGAGGTAATGATGTGGGCATGTCCTAAACCAACAAGTGTCATGCTTCGATCAGCATTCTGCCAATAAAACCGTTTATTTTTATAATCAGCTGAGCCGGATTCAAAAAATGACAGCGGCGTTATTCCACGGATCTCGATCGTTTCTGTGAAAAAATGCATTTTATTTGAAGCACTCGCAAGTTGTCGTTGATCACCATCGATCAAATTCCGAATCATGACGTTCTCTCCTTACCTAACCAATCACACACATTTTGTTTGTTTCCCTTCTTCCATTATACCGGAAACCGATACGAAAGGCATAAATAATGCAAACCAGCATATCCTATTTCTTCATTTTGGAGTACAATGGATTCGAGCATTTTTTACAGTTAGGAGCGAATCAATTTGCAACAAACAATTAAGGCAGATACCGGCTGGAGGATTTGGTGGCAATTAACAAGACCTCATACTTTGACCGCGGCATTTGCACCCGTATTTCTTGGAACAATGATTGCACTTTCTTATGGGGAATTTCACCTCTCCCTTTTTCTGGCCATGCTGGTGGCAAGCATATTTATCCAAATGGCTACAAATATGTTTAACGAGTACTATGACTATAAAAGAGGATTGGATACAGAACATTCGATTGGCATAGGCGGAACGATTGTTCGAAATGGGGTACAGCCGAAAACAGTATTGTTTATCGCCTTCATGTTATATGCAGTCTCCATCCTGATCGGAGTCTATATATGCATGGAAACATCATGGATGCTAGCGGCTGTCGGATTGGTCAGTATGGCGATCGGCTACTTTTATACAGGTGGTCCTTATCCGATCGCATATACACCATTCGGAGAGCTTTTCTCTGGTGTTGTAATGGGCATGCTGCTTGTATTAATCGCATTTTATATTCAAATGGGCTCGGTGACCCAAGATGCGATCTTGTTATCCATACCGAGTATGCTGCTCGTAGCAGGGATCATGATGGCAAACAACATTCGCGACATCGAGGGAGATCGGGATGGTGGAAGGAAGACACTTGCTATTCTGGTCGGCCGCTCCCGTGCTATCACCATATTAGCTTTATTCTTCATAATCTCCTATTGCTGGATCGTGGGACTTGTCATAACTGGACATGTAAGCGTTTGGGCTTTACTTGTCTTTCTAAGTGTGAAGAAGCCAATCGAGGCCATCAAAACATTCCGGAAGCATGAGATTCCTCTGCAAGTCATGCCGGCCATGAAAAATACAGCGGTAACGAATACATTATTCGCCCTGTTACTTGGGATAGGCATTCTAGTCGGATATCTGGTCTAACATCATAGAAGGGCTCGCTGGCAGCGAGCCCTTTTGCTTTGCCATGAGGTTTAGCAAGTTTAGAGAAGAGGGAAAGAGAAGTACATCAGAAAGAAGCCAAATCATGATTTCCCTGTAGGTTGTGCATACTACAGACATTATGGAAAAAGGAAGTGCTGCAGATGTTGAGTGATAAGCAATTAGCCATGTTGAAGGATGAATTACTAGAATTAAAAGGACAACTGACAAAAACGGAGAAACAAACAGATACGGTGGATAGCCAAAGAGATGTAATCGGAGAATTATCAATGTATGATAATCATCCAGCTGATATGGGGACAGAATTATTCGACCGTCAAAAAGATATGGCATTGAATGAACACGCAGACGCTGAAATCGGAAAGGTGGATGATGCGTTGGAAGCCATCCAAAATGGCACATATGGTAAATGCGAAGTATGCCATGAAGATATCCCTTACGAACGGCTGGAGGCGCTGCCCTATACCACCGTCTGTATAGAGCATACAACCGAAAAGGAAGTCCCCTCAGATCGACCATCGGAAAAAGATATCTTAGTCATGTCGGAGGAACCGAATACATTCGCCAATCGCCACGATGACGATTCAATCGAGGATAGCGAAGACAGCTTTCAAGAGATCGCGAGGTCAGGCACCTCCGAAACCCCTTCTGATTTTGTGGGAGATCGCGCCGATTATAATTCCTTATATGATGATCCGATATCCGATGGAGCAGCAGAAGAATATGAGGAATTTGCAAGTACCGATATTAGCGCGGAAGAACGTGGTTTTGTGCGCTCTTCCGCT harbors:
- a CDS encoding TraR/DksA C4-type zinc finger protein, which gives rise to MLSDKQLAMLKDELLELKGQLTKTEKQTDTVDSQRDVIGELSMYDNHPADMGTELFDRQKDMALNEHADAEIGKVDDALEAIQNGTYGKCEVCHEDIPYERLEALPYTTVCIEHTTEKEVPSDRPSEKDILVMSEEPNTFANRHDDDSIEDSEDSFQEIARSGTSETPSDFVGDRADYNSLYDDPISDGAAEEYEEFASTDISAEERGFVRSSASEEYEENLDQEGVESPMGDIPYHRGDSYIEDEKK
- a CDS encoding 1,4-dihydroxy-2-naphthoate polyprenyltransferase, yielding MQQTIKADTGWRIWWQLTRPHTLTAAFAPVFLGTMIALSYGEFHLSLFLAMLVASIFIQMATNMFNEYYDYKRGLDTEHSIGIGGTIVRNGVQPKTVLFIAFMLYAVSILIGVYICMETSWMLAAVGLVSMAIGYFYTGGPYPIAYTPFGELFSGVVMGMLLVLIAFYIQMGSVTQDAILLSIPSMLLVAGIMMANNIRDIEGDRDGGRKTLAILVGRSRAITILALFFIISYCWIVGLVITGHVSVWALLVFLSVKKPIEAIKTFRKHEIPLQVMPAMKNTAVTNTLFALLLGIGILVGYLV